One Vicia villosa cultivar HV-30 ecotype Madison, WI linkage group LG5, Vvil1.0, whole genome shotgun sequence genomic window, ATGGTTCATGAGATTTTAGGTAACTTTGACCAGATATAGCTGACTTTAtacttatttaatataaaatcaaTTGTACCTTTCTATTACTAATGTGTGGTTTTTTTATGCTTAGATAAAGGTAGTCTGTAATGGTCAGTCTTGCTTGTGGTCTTATCTTTGTATTTCCCACTAGAGATTTTAATCCTATAATTGTTTTGCCCTGTGTATTTTAGTTCTACCTCAACACAATATCAACATTTATAATTTGGCATATTTCCTcatttccatcattttccaatataTGTGAAATTGAACACTCATTCTTATGACCCTTTAAATTTTAGTTATGTGAAATTGACTCGGATCCATCTCTTTATTTTGGCAGTTTTTATCTATGAAATGTGCAACAGTAATTCCACGGCTGGATTTTAATATTGAAGGTCTTCTTGCTAAAGATGTAAGTTGTTCATCTATTTGCATACCAGTTAGGAAAAAAAGCTTAAGATCTGCAACTCTGTCTAACATTGCGTTATTGTATTATGAATTTTACTCTGTTACATCAATCTTAGCCAGGGCTAATTCAGGCAGTTATTCCAAACATGACAAATCCGTCCGATATCCTCCGTAGAGCTATGCATCCACAATTGAGTGGAGGGTTCAAGGAGCCAAATCAGGTAATAATCATTAAAGTTGCTTTTGCGGCCAAATTATGTTCGCATTAGGTTTATTAGCTGACTATATTTTGATACAATTTGCTATAGATGCATGATATGTGGGAGTATGAGCTTCACAATGTTATACAAATGAGCTTTGCAACAACTGCTCCCACAAGTAACCAAGACGCGGATGATATAAATTCCCAATCAAATAACCCATTTTCTTAAAGCACATAATGCTGATGTGATTGAATTTTCATGGAATAAGTATTATAACATTTGATTTTGGTGTTCCATTATCTCAATTTCAGGTGTAGCACATAATTGCAGGTTGATTTATTGATTGGTAAAGGGAAGGGAAGACCACACTGCCATCTCTGCGGTAGGAATAGGAGGGCAAGGTAGAACCACTCTAGCCAAGAATATTTACTCCTTTTTATAAGCATAATATTTTAGTCATGAAAATAGAAGCTttattttcttctctcatatgctttattattttaactaagaATCACCAATTATAAGGTACTGTTCGAAAGAGTGTGAAACACTATATGCATTGTTATGCCAATTATGATTTGTCAATAACATTTCATCAGTCCATTTATAGTTTACTTATGCTATCTGCAACTCTCTTGACATTTCATACATTTTCTCCATGTGCGAATTGAGTTCTGTTACATATTATTGAGGCTGAAAATCTACATTTAAACTAAACAACCTATTTATTAAAGCATTTATATGTAGACTAGCCTACCCAAGACATTAATATTAAGTTTCTGTTTTGCTCCAAATCCATTGAAAAAATCATTAGTGGTTATTTGCATCAACATTTTAACTGTTGTTGATCTTTCGAACTCTCCCTTTGACAGGATGAGGATGCATTTTTCAGATTTAGAGTTGGAGTGGTAGTTACCGCTGTAGTGGTCATCCTCAGAACATGAATGAACATTCCAAAAGAGGGAAGTAGAGCTCCTTTCCAACTCAAGGCTTCTATGATTCAAACTTTCAAGTTAACTTCAGAAGGAGTTGGTATTAATAATGATATGAAAGCTATTCAGCACCAGGTAATTTTCTATGTCCATATGGTTATGAGTTTTCCTTTTGAGTGATAGCTATTATTGTTAAACTTGTAATGTCATTGAACATCAATGACCTCAAAAGCTTATTAGTAAGATTGATAGATTtaacaaaatttgtttttttttgaaattctaTGTTAACTCCACTTCAAcacctattttttttaaatgttttctacttCTTCATGCTTTGTGACTAAGTTTTTCAAATTTGTTCACAATCTGTTTtcatcaatatcaattttaatcacAAGATTTTTTATGGTAATTGTCTACCGCTTCATGCTTTTTGGTTAGTTTTTCAAATCTCATCACATGCTATTTTGTATGCTATCTACCTTTTCAAATCCAAATGCTAACCAACCATATAATTCTTACCAGTTACAAGTTATGTTCTAAGACCAATTAAAAAAGATGGCTGCGCTTCACCTTTATACTGCACCTTTATACTTTCACTTTTCCACTCAGTTAATATTTGATCTTATTCTTCATGACCTAGAAAGTGAAATATTTGTTGTTCTTTTTTCTTATCAAATTTGGGATAATCTTTTAATTATTCTTGAACACTATATATATGTTTTTACTTTACTTTAAGTGGATCTCCTTAGTTTAagtttattttatcataaaaattgtagatttatttaaaaaaatatatataattttttagagTATTTTGTTATAATGTCCCATAAAGACCAAGATCCTTATGTCTATTGTGTTTTACACATTTTAGTGTTTCTTAAAACCACTTGACACAAGAAATCTATCAGGTGTCATTTTTTAAGCAGGATGGAAACCTTATTAAGTTTATGAGTTTTAGCCTCATTATTTGATTCTTATATAAAACTGAATTTTGAAAGTTATAAGAATGTATAGAACCTACTTAGTGATCCtttctcatgttttttttttttgacaggttGAATTATGGCTTTATTGCATAAAAAGATCACTGCGAAGCTTTGATCGTAAATAAATAGTATTCAATAAATAGAAAGAGAGGAGACTTTGGATGAACTGAAAAGTAATTTCTTCTTTTGCTTGAAGGATTCTAAATAGAtagtattcaatattttttttcaacTGATATAAATGAGATTAATCTTCATATTACAACTATGCACTATGATTGTCAAAATATCTCCCCTATTTATGTGGGACTAATTCATTTTTTACACTTATACACAAAGTTTggctaataaataaattaattgaaatacaattatataataattacttatttggttaatgcagttcagtctatataataattatttattttataaataaaaaatttattttaaatttagatttGCATTTAATTGTATTTTATACGATAATTAttcatattataataatattaatagtaaataaataaatatttaattgcaatactttatcaaaaatatttaaacttttaattGCACGGGTCACTAGCACCATAATACTTAATTTTTTGAACTGATCAAGCCTTATCAAATGATCATAAGATATGAAAGAATTTATTTGTGCGGATGCATAGGTCGCTATCactataatatttaatttttttgaaatgatcAAGCCTTATCAAATCATCTAAGATATAAATGAAGgcacccgtgcggacgcacgggttttCTACTAGTAGTCAAATAGAATCATGTTTTTCGTGTTTTATTGATTTGATTAATAAATTTTAGATATAACTGTATAACAAatttagtttaataaaatatGATAAGTAGTCAGTTTTCTAAGAAGTCCTTTAGTTGTAAGTTTATCCTTCAATGTTGAAGTACTCAGTTTGAGATTTggcattaaaaaaaatgaaaagtatgatattattttaactaaaaaatttaataaatgagaagaaagaaaaaaaatgagaaagagaTTATAATGGGAAAAAATATAGATTAAAATTATTGTTtggtaaaagaaaaatgaaataaatatctttttaatTTCATTCACGCATAGGATCtgatctttttttttctttctaaattgTGATGACTAGCGGAAGGGTACTTAGTAGCATCATAGGACAAATCCATATAGTCTTTATCTATGGGTAGCAAATCCATAATCATATCATACTGGCCTATGAGTTAACTAAAGGGTATACTAGAAAGACTGGAATCCTTATAAGTATGCTACAGATTGATCTTCAAAAAGAATATAACATGGTGGATTGGAATGCTATGGAGTGTATTCTGAGGAAAATTGGCCTTCCAAACTAATTTGTAGCTTGGATTATGCTTGTTGTAACATCTGTGTCATATAGGATCAATATCAATGGGCAATACTCCTCATGTATCCTGACCAGAAGAGGGATCAGGAAAGGATCCCATATCCTATTAAGTGCATTTATGAGAACCAAGGGGGCCCCTACGTCTTACGCGGGCACGAAAGTAGCAGCCGAGGTGTCCTTCTTTTTAAGTGCATATGTGAGAAGAAAGAAAGTTAACAAATAAAAGGAAGTACAAATGTCAAGACACATATTAATGTTTAACCTTCTTGGAGAAGTGGTCTTGGGACCAAAATCGTCTCCTACTATCAAGACACATGGTTGGCTCTGCGGAAAGGGGCAGAACACCTCAAAATTCAACATGAGCTAGGGGAGGAAAGAGAGTAACAAAGAAATATTCAGCCTTGAAGTATTTTCAACTCTCAGAGTAAACAAGAAATACTTTATTTTTGGCACGATAGAGAGAAACGAGACCATAACTTTCGTCCCCCTTCGAGACAAGGTTAACCTCGAAGAGATGGACAGAGAGGTTTGTGGAGGTCGAACCCATGTCTCCCTAGTATTCATAGCAATAATAGAAATCCCTCAGAAATCTCCAAGCCCAGAGATGAAGCTACGAGGGAGGGATGTGAAGATGGTCTAACACCTCCTTTTCAAAGGAAGTCAACAGAAGTCGGACCCCTAATGTCTCAAAATGCAGTCGTAGAAAGGAATAGAAGACCCTTTGAACTTGTTGCACACCCATCTGTCAACAGATATGGCTGAGATTGCCCATTCATAGCAAGATCCCACCTCGAAGGAGGCCGTCACCACTTTAGCCTCTTATGTATAGCTAGAAGGTGCTTCCAAATATTTTGGGTCCACCCAGAAGTAATCTTCTATATTTGTCTGCGCCATCAGGTTCCCTGAATTATTAGATCGCATGCCTGTATTGCAAATAAAATCAGACAAATTCGCAACCAAAAGTCTTTGGTAAAAAGGGTTTTTCCCTTAAACCAGATCAATTGTGGTTGAGGATGGAGCGAAGACGATGACATACATGTAAAGGGTAATGAAAGAGAAACGCAAAGTCCAAAGATTGGAGCAAGAGAATCTATAGCTAAGCTCGAAATGAGGAACTAAGTGGCGAGTAATAGGAAGGTGAAATGAAGTTGGGGGAACACCACCTTTTATAAAAGAATCAGTCAAAAATCAACGGGCCGAATCAAAGGCAGAGGAAAGATCCAAGGGAAGCAAGGTTACAATCTCATCATGCATAAAAAAAGTCAAAAACACTAAAGTACCTTAAGTAGGGGAATCATTCCATGGCCTACATACCTAAGTCACATGCTTGGTTCAAAGAACAAAACATTTCAGCAGTAAGGAAAAATTTAAAACACTTGTCTCCCACTACTTTTTCAACTAACTCCAAGCATTTCACTTCCAGTCCGAATCAGACGAAATCCTCCGAGGTTAGTCGCAATCGATAAAGGCTTCTCAAACTCCCCCCAATGCCCTACAAAGCCTTGGGTGTAACTCTTATGAGCCAACGAAAGAACCATAATGGCTAAGGACCAAATCCATTCCACTTGACCCAAGGTACATTCTCCGATCTCCACTTTGACTACACTTATTTTGAATCTTGAACTGACTTAGGTGTTGGAGTTCTAACCTTGTAGGTCCGCCCCCACGTTGCTGTATTAGAGGTCAGCAGCACCTCTCAGGACAATCCTTTTTTTTTAAAGTGATTGATTTTTtgacaattaaaacattttaccttTGATTTGTCAAACCTCTTTGATTTGGATATCGTTTCCTCATCTTGACACACTTAAGCCTTCACcactatcttcaatcttcaaatttTTTGCCTTTGGAAATTCTTTGGATTTTACCGTCGTCTGGACTTCATCCAAAGTGATATCACATTTCTTACCATAAAGAATGTCATCCTTAAAGTGCTCAAAGGATATGGGTGATGAACTAAACAAGAGTAAAGTCTTgtcctcatcatcaatcttcacttcaatattctcaagatcTCCAATAATTTTGTGAAATTCTGCTCCATTATAGATTTGTTCTCCACTATTCAAAATGAATATAGTTGTTGTTTCAAACACAACTTGTGCGCCAAAGTTGTCATATACAATTATTTAAGTTTTTCCCACATAGCAACTGCAGTTTTCTCCCTAGCGGCTTCTCTTAAAAATTTATCCCCGAGGAACAAGATAATGGCACTGACCTTATCCACCATCTCGGTCTTCGATGCATGTGTAAGCGCTGCAATCCTCACTTCCTCACCCTTCAAAGCATGAATACACTTCTTTTGTATTAAAATTgcttgcatatttactttccacaAACCAAAGTCGTTGTTTTTGAAAAATTTCTCGATCTCCAATCTACCCATGGCGCTCGTTTGTAAATGATACTCCTTTGCCCCATGATAGGCGCTACTTGTTGTGAATACCAACAATGTTCAATTTCAATTAACACTTTGATATGTGAGACAAAAAAACAATAGTAACCAAAATGAACAGCCTTCAGAACTAATAACCATTAAACATAAATTATAACataataaaatgaaagaaaaaaacgaAAGGTTTGTTTATCCAGTTCGATCAAAAGATCTACTCTAAGGGAGAGAGTagctctccaattcactatactcagacagttgttacaagagattacatgAGGTACAAGAAAATAACCTTTGTCTTTAGAGTTTCCAAGAACAACCTTGAAGGCTCCCAAGAACTAAcccctattttctacccaagtgtttttcaatttctccaactctcaatatatgaaTCACTCAAACCTAATATTTATAAGTATTTCTCAATCCCCTTAGATAGCTCCAAAGATTTCCCAGAACCTTTGCATTTCTAAATTTTCCCTTATGAAGACCATAAACCCTATAAACCCTAAGATTGTCACACTTTCAAACAACAAAGATATCCAAtatttattagaataaaatattattaatatcttataatatattttatattaatttagactatttctaaatatatatatatatatatatatatatatatatatatatatatatatatatatatatatatatatatatatatatatatatatatatatccaatatTTTAACATTAAACAACGGATCCGCAAATCGAACCGGTCAAATCTGAAATCTGCGAACCGCCCAAACTAGACATTATTGTTGCTTTTTTAGCTTCCTGATTTTTTACAATCTCGAAATATATTTTGTTTCTCTTaatcaacaaaggttttaagacATATTTCAACAAAGGAATAATAACCTAATCATGCAACACAATAGTTTAGATAATTTCAACAATGTCCCTTTTTCGTAAAatctaaatgaaaaaaaaaaagattaaaataaaatcttaaaattataaaaatgtagTTTAGGGAAGCGACACTCAAGTAAAAAACGAGTTATTAAATATGTAGTGTAGGGAAGCGACACTTAAGTCCTATGGAAGAGACTTTCAATAAATTATCTAAATTTAGAGTCAATAACGTTAAAGGGTTTTTTCTTCAAGTTTGAACATTTTctgaaaatttaatttaaaatacgtATGAGTAAAAATCGATCGATCCACTGAATTGACAATTCTGACCTATCGATTCTAGGGTTCAATATCTAGTTTTGATTCTATTCCTGTTTAACTTTAGAGTAAATTAAGCAAGTGTGTATCAACcctaaagaaattttgagtttctgTTATCAAATAAACATCAAATTTGATAGTGAGCTATAATTGAACAATCAAGCGTCACAAAATTATAACATATCGAATATGCCCAATGGAACTGAGTTCTGTCATCAAAATTCTATTAATTCTATTGACATTTAAATTAAACATTAGAATACAAATACAATTAAAGAGAAAAACTATATTAACTATGATTCCTTGGTGTTGTTGTATAAGTGACTTTAATTCTACCATTGGTGCACATCAGCATAAATAATCTCATTATACTCAAATAGTTTTTATTAAAGATTACATCACTAGTCTAACTCAAATAACTTGATCCACATCCCCATTAGATAAACAATATTACACAACTATAATATATAGCTTCTAAACATTTTACTACTCTCTTTATTTGAAAACTTAGCTTTAGGTTCTCCCTTCAATAGCTCCACCACATCAATCATGGTAGGTCTCTTCTCAAATAAGTCTTGAGCACACATCAATCCAACAACAATAACTCTTTTAAATTCTTCTTCCACATAGTTACCCTTTAGTTTTGGATCAACAATTTCACTAAATTTCTTCTCACAAACCAATGCCAATGCCCAATCAACTATTGCATTCTTCATGGTAGAACTAGTGTCTAGAATTGGTTTTCTACCACTAGCTAGCTCGAGAAGGAGGATGCCAAAGCTATAAACATCACAACTTTCATTTACTTTACCTAACATAAATTCTGGTGCAAGGTAGCCTATGGTTCCTTTAACAAAATCTTTAGTCACTTGTGTTTCCCCATCAGGGATTATCATAGCAAACCCGAAACCAGAAATGAAGGCTCGGAAATCCGAATCCAACAATACATGACTTGGTTCGATACCCCTATGGATGATACGAGGCGTTGCTTGGTGGTGAAGGTATCTAGAATTTAATACAGAATTGAAATAAGTGAAGTCTAAAACAAATTTTTAAGATATATTTTCTGTTAAAATTTAGAGAATCCAAATTTGAAAAAAGAGAGGTTAGTACTCACGCAATTCATGAGAGTCTCTAAGAAAATTCCAAAAAACTATGGTCATATATACCTGTTAAAAGCATAAGCATTTCTGCAACAAAACCAAAAATCCATTCAATCTTTGTACCAAATAAATAGCCCTACAGAGGTTAACGAAACCAAAATATGAAATTGATCCTCCAAACCAAATGAGGTGTTATTATTGTTGCTCCGATTCAGAAGATGTTCCTCAAGGGAGGATGAGATGCCTTTATTTGATGTTGCAAGACTTTGTAAGTTATGCTTTCTTCTTCTTGGTCAACTctaaaattttcaacaaaagaaaaaaataaacacaCCTGGTCTAATCATTTAATCTTAAATTTTTGATTAGGTTTTAATAAGAAAATGTTTTAAATtaagcttttttttttaatacataaagAAAGGTTTGTTATAAAtgtatttctaagtgtttttgaaaGTTACCTTTTATTTACAAATCAagtttttatatatgttttaattttgatgGTTTTAATCTTTTGGTATtcctaatttaaaattaatttttttattcctctattttataatttttttccccACCACTTCGCTTCatataaataaaatcatataaataaaatgattaatttatttaaaactacctctaatacttttaatttttaaagttaTTTCACTTTAAATTTTAATATCTTTAGCGAGATTATTGGCAAGAATAATTTGTTCTTCCCTCAATCGAAACTAAAACATTATCCTTCCAGGTTTGAATTTCAGCAATGCTTTCTGCGCTCGAAGTGGATCTCTCAAATgtccaatttcatcatatttttttggttttcacCACCTTCAATAATCATAGATAAAATTTCGTTTGTCACTATTTCGAAAACAACCAAATCACTTTCTATTTGATATAACAATGAAGAAGTGAAGTATTCTGTTAG contains:
- the LOC131602140 gene encoding PTI1-like tyrosine-protein kinase At3g15890, with amino-acid sequence MAAKSSPPFSFRLPNIALGNSHGILYLHHQATPRIIHRGIEPSHVLLDSDFRAFISGFGFAMIIPDGETQVTKDFVKGTIGYLAPEFMLGKVNESCDVYSFGILLLELASGRKPILDTSSTMKNAIVDWALALVCEKKFSEIVDPKLKGNYVEEEFKRVIVVGLMCAQDLFEKRPTMIDVVELLKGEPKAKFSNKESSKMFRSYIL